The Candidatus Zixiibacteriota bacterium sequence GGTCAATCACGTTGGAATCGGCCAGAGGACAGTCGCCTGTTAAACGGACTATTATATCCGACGGAAACTCAAGGCTGGCCCGGTAGAAACGATCAAGAACGTCAACCAGGCTGCCGCAATAGTATTCCACTCCGAGATTATCGCATAGTTCGCAGATGGGAGTATCGTCCTGCTGGTCGCTGGCGGCGACAATAAGTTTATCAATTTTAAGTGACCGCGCCAATCGCTCGATATGATACTCCAGCACGGGACGGCCCATTATCGGCCGCAATACTTTCCCCGGCAATCGGGATGAGGACATGCGCGCCTGTAAAATCGCCAGAACGCCATATGATGATTTTTCTTCCATCATCTATACCGTATATTTTTTTTCATGACTTTTCATTAATACCGCGACCAATTCATCGACGACGCGTTTGATATCATCGTCGGCTAAATTCGGATACATCGGCAGGCTCAAGGCTTTTTCGTAATACGCTTCGGCGTTGGGGCAATCGCCCGGCTTGGTGCCGCAGTTTCGCTGATAATAAGGTTGGAGATGAACCGGAATATAATGCACCTGAGTCCCGATGCCTTTAGCTCGAAGCTGATTCATTACGGCCGCCCGGGATACACCCAGTTTTTCAAAATCAATCTGAATGACAAACAGGTGATAGGCATTTTCTACCTCGGTCTTATTTATCAAAGGCCGAACTTCGCCGTTAGTAAATTCTTCTTGTATCAGGCGGCAATAAATACCGGCCAGCTCACGGCGTTTTTCCAATGACCATTCCAACCGCTTCAACTGTTGAATACCGAGCGTGGCCTGGATATCGGTCAGCCGGTAATTGAATCCCAATTCGACCATTTCATAATACCAGGGATTGGGCATTCCTTCCGAGTTGAGAGCCATATCTTCATTAATTTTTGATTCGCGTGAGATTCCGTGACTCCGAAAAAGCCTGAGCCGATCGGCTGTTTCGGGTAAATTGGTTGTAATCGCGCCGCCTTCACCCATAGCGACATGTTTAACCGGGTGAAACGAGAATACGGTCATATCACTATGAGGATTATTTCCGATTCGGTATGTTTGTCCTTCATAGTTATAAGTTGCCCCGATGGCATGACAAGCGTCATCGACGACCCAGGCGCCATGCTTTTTGGCCAGGTCATTTATAGCCGGTAAATCGGCCGGCTGGCCGGCAAAATGTACCGGAATAATCGCCTTAATTTTCTTCGCGGTATCCTTTTTTAATATGCGGGCGATACTATCTGGTTCAATCAAACCATTCTCGGGATCAATATCGGCGAAATATACATCGGTTCCGACAAATCGGGCGCAGTTGGCTGAGGCGGCAAAAGTGTTGGGGGTCGTAATCACGGCGTCACCGGGACCTATCCCCAGGGCCAGCATTGACAGATGCAAGGCGGCAGTACCGCTGGAGCAGGCGACCGTTTCCTGAACTCCCAGTCTGTCAGCCAGGGCGTGCTCGAAATCAACAATCGCCGGCCCCTGAGTCAGCCAGTCCGATTTAAGAACTTCGCATACGGCGGCAATATCGGCTTCGGTAACATGCTGACGACCATAAGGCAGAAACTTTAGCTTATCCATATCACTGACCCTTTAATGACTTTCCACTAACTCGGATATTTTGGTTCTTGTGTGAAGAGATTCTTCCGCGTCTCGCATCAAAACAACGCGGCTTGAGCTTGATTGTTTCTCCTCGTCCGGAACCGAGAAATTCTTATCGACATACTGTCGCGTTAAATTCCGGATTTGCTCTATCGACAACCATTCGGTATTGTTGCCACTCGAATAACTGAAATCAATTGGGCATTTTTTCCCGTCGAAGGCATTGGCGAATTTATCGACATCCCAAAGCCGCATTGACGGGAGAATAACAAAGTAATCTGAGAATTCGAGGGAATTGATAGCATCGGTCTGGGTAATCATTTCCTCATGCAGTTTTTCTCCGGGACGAATCCCGATGATTTTTTTCTCGCATTCGGGCGCCAAAGCTTCGGCCAAATCCATTATCTTGTAACTGGGGATTTTCGGAACGAATATTTCGCCGCCCCACATATGCGTCAGCGCGTGCAGGACGAGATTGACTCCTTCTTCCAGAGTAATATTAAATCTTGTCATACGAGGATCGGTTATAGGGATAACGCCTTCTTTTCGCTTTTTCAGGAAAAACGGTATGACGCTTCCGCGGCTGCCCATGACATTCCCGTAGCGGACAACGGAAAAAGAGATATCATGATTCCCTCGAAAATTATTGGCCGAAACGAACAGTTTGTCAGAACAAAGCTTGGTCGCGCCGTAAAGATTTATCGGAGCGGCGGCCTTGTCCGTAGAGAGGGCTACAACTTTTTTGATGCCCTGGTCAATCGCGTTTTCGATGACATTCTGAGCCCCGAAAATATTGGTCTTAACCGCTTCAAAAGGATTATATTCCGCCGCCGGCACCTGTTTTAAGGCCGCGGCATGAATAACAATATCAATATCTTCCATCGCTCGGCGAAGGCGTTCCCGATCACGGACATCGCCGATGAAAAATCGGATTTGCGGATATCTTGACTGAGGAAATTGTTGCTCCATTTCAAACTGTTTTAGTTCGTCGCGCGAATACACAACGATTCGCCTGACCGATGGATATTGATTCAAAATGGTTTTAATGAATTTTTTGCCGAAGGACCCGGTACCCCCGGTGACCAAAATTGATTTTGAGCTTAGCATCTTTTTCCCACCCTCACTATTTTATGAGTTTTTCTCATAGCTTTCATATTCTCATTTTCTCATTCAATTACAGGCGATCAATGATCAAAATCGACGTCGCGACACCGGTTAAAATCGATAGACTGGTTGAGATGAATTTGAACCAGTCCTTTTCCTTTTTGATTTCCGCCGGAACCACGATAACATCACCCAAATCGACTTTTTTCTTGAGGACGCCGCCGGAAGCGTATACGTGGCCGTTGGCCTTAATCAAACGAGTTTCCCCCTTGTCGGCTCGCTTGGTGAATCCACCCGCCTTTTTGAGGTATTCCTTAACCCGCATCCCGCCCTGATACTTGATCGTACCGTTGGCGCAGACTTCTCCCAAAACCGGTATCCCGGTTGGTATTTCGGGGATATGGATGTAGTCACCGGCCTGCAATTTAAAGTCACCCTGAGAGCCATTTGTTTCGAGCAATAAATCCATGTCGAGAATGATGCGGTCCATGCTGTTTGGTCTTAGGGCCATAATCTTCTGTTGGCGGATTTCACCGGATGAATCGACGACCAGGGGTTGTGAATTGTTAATAATGCCTTCAATATCTTTGCGGCGCAGGTCTTCCATAATTGCCGGGCGTTTGCATATCGTCCCAATCGGAAAAGCCTTGTCGGTGAATCCTCCGGCCCGTATAAGCAATTCCCAAAAAGTCTCATTACGGTGTGTCAGGGTATAAACCCCGGGAAATTGCACTTCACCTTCAATCGATATCGTCCGGTGTAACTGGTAGCCGGGAATTTTGCGAATGAACAGGTGATCGTTTTCATGAAGCCGAAATTGTTTATGGGAGTCGTTATGAAGCTGAATATTGAGTATTTCCGTGTTGCCCAAACTGTCAATGCGAGCCAGTTCCGCCTCAAGCATATAGGCGCTGGCATCAAGATTTCCGGCATGAAAAATTAAATCAGAAATCGTCATGTTTTTATAAAGCGGGTAACGCCCCTGATTTTGTACCAGCCCCTCAATATGGACAAATTTCTTACGCTCGATATCGGTGACATCAAACACTTCCAGTGAATCAAGATCGGCCAGTTGAATATTCGCGGCGGCATCGCCTTCCATAACCGCTCGAAGATTAACGGCGATAATCTCGCGCTGTCCATTCTGAGTGCGGCGATACAAATCGGCTCTGTCCAAAAACACATTGTTCGGACAGAGCTGGCATTTTTCGATCAAATCCGATATTCTCATAAAGTCGGTGCGCTCATAAGTCCCCGGATGCTTAACCATCCCGGTAATCCAGATCAGATTTTGCCGCATTTTATAAATACTAAATACCGATAAATCGTCGCCAGCGGCGAGCAATAAATCATCCTTATTTTCATCGGTGAAATTTATATCCATGATTTTACGGGAATCATCTTTGGAGACTCGGTCGAGCATCAACCTTTCCATGAAGGCGTGAGCGGTCGGGCCTCCGGCGAGAGCTAATAAATCGGAGATGCGCTCATTATTAACTAATTCATATATGGCCGGACGTTTGACTTCGCCTCGAATTGTAACCTGGGGACCGACCAGCGGTACGAAGATAACATCCCCGGATAACAAAGGTGTGTCACAACTCTTGTCACCCCTGACCAGAAAATCATAGAGGTCAATATTCTTTTGTTTTTTATCACGAATTAGCTTTATCTGTCGGAGGGACCCGTTAGCGGTTGGTCCTCCGGCTTTATATAAAGCGTTGAAGAGTGTCGACAGGGCCGAGACTGCATAACCTCCGGGAGAATTTACCTCGCCGTAAACAAAGACTTTTATGGTGCGAATTTTGCCTATCGTGACTTTGCGCTTGAAACCGGTATAAACTTTCGCGATTCCGTTATCAAGCTGCTCCTCGAACTCGGTCAGAGTTAATCCCCAGGCGGTGATTTCGCCAACCTTGGGGATGAATACTTTGCCCTGGCGATCAACCGTGAGATTCCATTCCTGCTGAACCCGTCCCCAGAGATTGATGATTATATTATCGCCCGGGCCTAAAAGATAATCATCCGGGATCGAGGCGTTATATATTTCACCTACCCTGGTATTGGTAAACAGATCGTAGCCGAAACACCGTATTTGGTTTGTATCCGGAAAGATTAATTGCTCATCCGGATTGTCGGATATAATCCTTGTCGTATCTTCCCCCCCGGCGGCCTCATCCTTACGAGCATCCTGAACTTTCTTTTTCTCCTCTTCCTGAATTCTCTGAATTTCTTTCAGAATATCCTCATCAGACTTTGCATCACTTTCTTCAAATATCGTTGGTGATTTGTAAGTCTTATTGCGCGATTGAACGGACTGAGGATTTTTCTTCATTAACTCCTGATATGCCTTAATTTGCTCAGGAGTAAGATCATCCTGCGCGAAGCCCTGCTTGAGCCAGTTTATGCATATCAGTATAATAACTAATGCAGCTATAAACAGATTTCTCTTCATAACGTCACCTTCCATGGTTTGCGTTTGGATATGCAGGTGTTATGCCGGAATGCGAAGTTTTCAGTAACCGCTTATTCACCAATGACATAAGTGATGTTTTTAGACAGTATTTTGGCCTGTAAATAGTATGCGATGGAAAAAAACGGCATATTCGCGGGAAAAATATTCCCCTTGATTGAGAAAAATGAGGGTCACGTACGTCATAATCTCATAAGATGTTGTAATGTTGTAAAAAAAGATCACATGGACTTGACAAAAATCGGCTGATATTGTACCTTTTCAATTCGTTTCTCCGGCAGACTTGTCAAATGAAGAGTTGTGTCGAGTTGCGATAAGTATGTGAGATGGGATAATATTTTGTCATCAATAGAGTTGGAGTAGAGGATGAGAAGAGCAACGGTCATTTTTTTCTTTTGCGTTTGGATAGCCTTATTTTCGGCATCATCGGTTTTTGCCGGTGGCATGGGAGTATTGGGTGTCGGCGCCAAAGCCAGTGCAATGGGCGGAGCCTTTCGCGCTATTGCTGATGACTGGTCGGCGGCTTATTACAATCCGGCCGGTCTGTTTTACATGACTGAAAACGAGCTGACAATTAATGAAGTGTTTTCCAATTATCAGCTCAAGTATGAACCCCACATTAATTACGGCGGTTATCCGGTTGGTTTTTATCAGGGCGAGATTTACAATCGCTATGAAATATTTACCAACCCAACCCTGGGGGGATATTTTAAGTTCCCGGTTTCCGGACGAGATATTGTAGCAGGATTGGCGATCTTCCAGCCCTTCGATCAGAACCTTTCCTGGGAGGTGTTCGGACCATTAAACAATGACGCTTCGTTGCCGGGCCAGCAGATCGAACATAATTTTGATGCGGTCGCGTTCAATGCGGTGATTGCGATTGAATTGATGGAAAACAAATTGAGCTTTGGATTATCCGGCGGTTTATTAAAGGGTGATTTAATTTACGGCGGCTTTTTCCTGCGGGAGAATCCGGCCGACCCCAACGCGCCATATTATGATCGCGTTGCCAGTCGCCCCAATGATTTAATTACCCAATGGCAGCATTCCGATGGATATGGTGTAGGTTTTAATCTGCGTTCCGGACTTCTTTTCAAACCAACGGAAAAGCTGAATGTGGGATTAACCTATGCTCTGCCGACTTCGGTGACCATCGACGGCGATAGCTATTTCTATTACTATATGCCGGATAATCCCTATTACCAGCTTGATGACGATGTCTTGTTCCCGAACTCGGCCAATTATATACTATCTTACGGCGCCGTCTATGAGGCCGAAGGAACTTTTGAAACGGAGGTGAAACTCCCGGGTCAACTTGCGGGCGGTATCGCCTATCAGGTTAACGATAAACTCCTCGTCGCCGGAGATATGGAATTAACATTCTGGTCAGGTTTCGAGGGCTACGCTTTTGATTACCAGTTTAGCGATAGCAGCATTTCCTATAATGATGAGATTAATGCCTGGATGGTTGAAGATATGACATTACCGGTTGATTGGAAAAATACCATCAGCGGTTCATTGGGACTTCAATACGCCTATACCGAAAAAATATTCCTGCGGGCCGGTTACGCCGCCGATCAATCGCCATTCGAACCGGGAACCTTGCACCCCGCGTTTTTTGATTCGGGGCTCAAGCATAGCGCGACTTTGGGATTAGGATTAGTATTCGAGAATGTCCGCCTCGATTTTTCAACGAAATATACCAAATATCCGGAATCAATCGAAACCGGTAATATTGACGTGGAAGACAGCGATGGTGTAAAAGACACTATCTTTGATAATTTGCCGGGAACCTACTCTGGTTCGGCATTTGAATCGATTGCTCAATTCACGGTACGGTTTTAAGGGAGGATGAGATGAGATTAAGATTTTTGGCAATAGTTTTTGGCGTTATACTCACCGTCGTTTTCCTTGCCGGATGTACCGATAAAACGAAAGATAATCCATCCCGGTCGTTTGTCACGGAAAAAGGTTTGCTCTGGAAATGGCCGATGCAGTTCGAAAGCATCCTGACCTCGACCATATTCGATGCGACGACTGAAAATCCGAGCGTTCGCGGCGTTCATATTTATACTCCCCCGGGTTATAATTGGCAGGGTCAGGGGCGGCCGTATCCGGTGTTATACCTTCTGTCTCCTTTCCGGGCCAATGATCTCTACTATAGCGAACATGGACTGGTGGAAATCGCCGATCGTTTGCTTAGCGAAGGCAAGATTCAACCGATGATAATCGTTTGCTTCGACGGGCGTTCTCTCCTGGGCGGTTCGTTCTATACCAATTCCATCAGGCAGGGCAATTACTTTACGGCCTTGTTCCGCGATACCTCATATATGGATATAGAATGGCAGGCTCTTAATGATACCTTTACGGTTGATATTTTCAGCAACGGAATGGTTAACCGGGTTGATCAGGCGTATTCGACGATACAAGATAAAGGCGCCCGAGCCATTGGCGGTGTTGGAATGGGCGGCTACGGAGCCTTTTCCGCCGCGATCCAGACCGACCTATTCAGCTCCGTTTCGGCCGTTAACGCTCCTCTTGATTTTGACGGTGACGACGGCGAGAGTGGGTTTAGAACGCTTATTGATAATGATATATCATCTGTGTGGCCAATCGATACTTCCTTTGCCGATCCCGCGACATCATTGATAGTTTCCGCTTCATCGGCCTTTTCGCCACATGTGACTGTAATTGACAGTATCTATTATTTCACCAGCCAGGTTTCAATGGCGCGTACTTTTGGATATTTTGTGGGAGATACTCTGACCGATGATTTGAAATCATATCTGCCTAAGCACCAATCGCACGCACCAATAGATTCAACCGGAGCCATTGATAA is a genomic window containing:
- a CDS encoding SLBB domain-containing protein — protein: MKRNLFIAALVIILICINWLKQGFAQDDLTPEQIKAYQELMKKNPQSVQSRNKTYKSPTIFEESDAKSDEDILKEIQRIQEEEKKKVQDARKDEAAGGEDTTRIISDNPDEQLIFPDTNQIRCFGYDLFTNTRVGEIYNASIPDDYLLGPGDNIIINLWGRVQQEWNLTVDRQGKVFIPKVGEITAWGLTLTEFEEQLDNGIAKVYTGFKRKVTIGKIRTIKVFVYGEVNSPGGYAVSALSTLFNALYKAGGPTANGSLRQIKLIRDKKQKNIDLYDFLVRGDKSCDTPLLSGDVIFVPLVGPQVTIRGEVKRPAIYELVNNERISDLLALAGGPTAHAFMERLMLDRVSKDDSRKIMDINFTDENKDDLLLAAGDDLSVFSIYKMRQNLIWITGMVKHPGTYERTDFMRISDLIEKCQLCPNNVFLDRADLYRRTQNGQREIIAVNLRAVMEGDAAANIQLADLDSLEVFDVTDIERKKFVHIEGLVQNQGRYPLYKNMTISDLIFHAGNLDASAYMLEAELARIDSLGNTEILNIQLHNDSHKQFRLHENDHLFIRKIPGYQLHRTISIEGEVQFPGVYTLTHRNETFWELLIRAGGFTDKAFPIGTICKRPAIMEDLRRKDIEGIINNSQPLVVDSSGEIRQQKIMALRPNSMDRIILDMDLLLETNGSQGDFKLQAGDYIHIPEIPTGIPVLGEVCANGTIKYQGGMRVKEYLKKAGGFTKRADKGETRLIKANGHVYASGGVLKKKVDLGDVIVVPAEIKKEKDWFKFISTSLSILTGVATSILIIDRL
- the pseC gene encoding UDP-4-amino-4,6-dideoxy-N-acetyl-beta-L-altrosamine transaminase; the encoded protein is MDKLKFLPYGRQHVTEADIAAVCEVLKSDWLTQGPAIVDFEHALADRLGVQETVACSSGTAALHLSMLALGIGPGDAVITTPNTFAASANCARFVGTDVYFADIDPENGLIEPDSIARILKKDTAKKIKAIIPVHFAGQPADLPAINDLAKKHGAWVVDDACHAIGATYNYEGQTYRIGNNPHSDMTVFSFHPVKHVAMGEGGAITTNLPETADRLRLFRSHGISRESKINEDMALNSEGMPNPWYYEMVELGFNYRLTDIQATLGIQQLKRLEWSLEKRRELAGIYCRLIQEEFTNGEVRPLINKTEVENAYHLFVIQIDFEKLGVSRAAVMNQLRAKGIGTQVHYIPVHLQPYYQRNCGTKPGDCPNAEAYYEKALSLPMYPNLADDDIKRVVDELVAVLMKSHEKKYTV
- the pseB gene encoding UDP-N-acetylglucosamine 4,6-dehydratase (inverting) — encoded protein: MLSSKSILVTGGTGSFGKKFIKTILNQYPSVRRIVVYSRDELKQFEMEQQFPQSRYPQIRFFIGDVRDRERLRRAMEDIDIVIHAAALKQVPAAEYNPFEAVKTNIFGAQNVIENAIDQGIKKVVALSTDKAAAPINLYGATKLCSDKLFVSANNFRGNHDISFSVVRYGNVMGSRGSVIPFFLKKRKEGVIPITDPRMTRFNITLEEGVNLVLHALTHMWGGEIFVPKIPSYKIMDLAEALAPECEKKIIGIRPGEKLHEEMITQTDAINSLEFSDYFVILPSMRLWDVDKFANAFDGKKCPIDFSYSSGNNTEWLSIEQIRNLTRQYVDKNFSVPDEEKQSSSSRVVLMRDAEESLHTRTKISELVESH
- a CDS encoding outer membrane protein transport protein; the protein is MRRATVIFFFCVWIALFSASSVFAGGMGVLGVGAKASAMGGAFRAIADDWSAAYYNPAGLFYMTENELTINEVFSNYQLKYEPHINYGGYPVGFYQGEIYNRYEIFTNPTLGGYFKFPVSGRDIVAGLAIFQPFDQNLSWEVFGPLNNDASLPGQQIEHNFDAVAFNAVIAIELMENKLSFGLSGGLLKGDLIYGGFFLRENPADPNAPYYDRVASRPNDLITQWQHSDGYGVGFNLRSGLLFKPTEKLNVGLTYALPTSVTIDGDSYFYYYMPDNPYYQLDDDVLFPNSANYILSYGAVYEAEGTFETEVKLPGQLAGGIAYQVNDKLLVAGDMELTFWSGFEGYAFDYQFSDSSISYNDEINAWMVEDMTLPVDWKNTISGSLGLQYAYTEKIFLRAGYAADQSPFEPGTLHPAFFDSGLKHSATLGLGLVFENVRLDFSTKYTKYPESIETGNIDVEDSDGVKDTIFDNLPGTYSGSAFESIAQFTVRF
- a CDS encoding alpha/beta hydrolase-fold protein, coding for MRLRFLAIVFGVILTVVFLAGCTDKTKDNPSRSFVTEKGLLWKWPMQFESILTSTIFDATTENPSVRGVHIYTPPGYNWQGQGRPYPVLYLLSPFRANDLYYSEHGLVEIADRLLSEGKIQPMIIVCFDGRSLLGGSFYTNSIRQGNYFTALFRDTSYMDIEWQALNDTFTVDIFSNGMVNRVDQAYSTIQDKGARAIGGVGMGGYGAFSAAIQTDLFSSVSAVNAPLDFDGDDGESGFRTLIDNDISSVWPIDTSFADPATSLIVSASSAFSPHVTVIDSIYYFTSQVSMARTFGYFVGDTLTDDLKSYLPKHQSHAPIDSTGAIDNFIWGLWMAHNIDSLYVNDPEGFATQFNDMPKLLISSDEAKFHYDDQMTAFLNFLNSNGMGTTIQHLTFEGNSEMPATADSYLYDLLEDILIFHSENFDIPEDL